One window from the genome of Rhinolophus ferrumequinum isolate MPI-CBG mRhiFer1 chromosome 22, mRhiFer1_v1.p, whole genome shotgun sequence encodes:
- the SELE gene encoding E-selectin: protein MNCVLSPPERPFTSSLWMTRALEVMIAPQLLSALTFGLLLVRESGAWSYNASTELLTFDEASAYCQQRYTHLVAIQNQEEIQYLNSIFRHSPTYYWIGIRKVNNRWVWIGTQKPLTEEAKNWAPGEPNNKETNEDCVEIYIKRVSDTGMWNDERCSKKKLALCYTAACTPASCSGHGECVETINNYTCQCHPGFRGLRCEQVVTCEAQEAPEHGSLVCTHPLGNFSYTSSCSASCEEGYVPRSSEATRCTSSGEWSGPAPACKEVECDALTKPAHGLMDCFPRPGRFPWNTTCAFECEEGFERVGPPRLQCTSSGNWDDEKPTCKAVTCGAVGRPRNGSVSCRHSPAGEFTFTSSCNFTCEDGFRLQGPAQVECTTRGQWTQPAPVCEAFQCKALSSPERGHMNCLLSASGSFQSGSSCEFSCEQGYVLKGSARLQCGPTGEWDSEKPTCEAVTCDAVRQPPGGLVRCTHAPAGKFTYKSSCAFSCEEGFQLRGSAQLECTSQGQWTREVPSCQVVQCSRLAVPGKMNMSCSGEPVFAAVCTFACPEGWTLNGSAALTCGAAGHWSGRLPACEAPTDASIPLPIVLSAAGTSLLTLSSFLFWLLNRLRKKAKKFVPASSCQSLHSSGSYQMPSALV, encoded by the exons ATGAATTGTGTGCTTTCCCCTCCAGAAAGGCCTTTCACGTCTAGTCTTTGGATGACAAGAGCTCTTGAAGTCATGATAGCTCCACAGCTTCTCTCTGCTCTCACTTTTG GGCTTCTCCTGGTCAGGGAGAGTGGCGCCTGGTCTTACAACGCCTCCACCGAACTCCTGACTTTTGATGAGGCCAGCGCCTACTGCCAGCAAAGGTACACCCACCTGGTTGCGATTCAAAACCAGGAAGAGATCCAATACCTGAACTCCATATTCCGCCACTCCCCCACTTACTACTGGATTGGGATCAGAAAGGTCAACAATCGGTGGGTCTGGATAGGGACCCAGAAACCTCTGACCGAGGAAGCTAAGAACTGGGCTCCAGGCGAACCGAACAATAAGGAGACCAACGAGGACTGCGTGGAGATTTACATCAAGAGGGTCAGCGACACGGGCATGTGGAACGACGAGAGATGCAGCAAGAAGAAGCTCGCCTTGTGCTACACAG CGGCCTGCACCCCAGCATCCTGCAGCGGCCACGGAGAATGTGTGGAGACCATCAACAACTACACCTGCCAGTGCCACCCCGGCTTCCGTGGGCTCAGGTGTGAGCAAG TTGTGACCTGTGAGGCACAGGAAGCCCCGGAGCACGGAAGCCTGGTCTGCACCCACCCTTTGGGCAACTTCAGCTACACTTCTTCCTGCTCTGCCAGCTGTGAGGAGGGCTACGTCCCGAGAAGCTCTGAGGCCACACGCTGCACTTCCTCTGGGGAGTGGAGCGGCCCTGCTCCGGCCTGCAAGG AGGTTGAGTGCGATGCTTTGACAAAACCCGCCCATGGACTCATGGACTGTTTCCCGCGTCCTGGCCGCTTCCCGTGGAACACAACCTGTGCATTTGAGTGTGAGGAGGGCTTTGAGCGCGTGGGGCCCCCACGCCTCCAGTGTACTTCATCTGGGAACTGGGACGACGAGAAGCCAACGTGCAAAG CTGTGACGTGTGGCGCCGTCGGCCGTCCTCGGAATGGCTCGGTGAGCTGTCGCCATTCCCCTGCTGGGGAGTTCACCTTCACGTCCTCCTGCAACTTCACCTGTGAGGACGGCTTCCGGCTGCAAGGGCCAGCCCAGGTCGAGTGCACCACGCGTGGGCAGTGGACTCAGCCAGCTCCAGTGTGTGAAG CTTTCCAGTGCAAAGCCTTGTCCAGTCCAGAGAGAGGCCACATGAATTGTCTTCTGAGTGCTTCTGGAAGCTTCCAAAGTGGGTCCAGCTGTGAGTTCTCCTGTGAGCAGGGATATGTGTTGAAGGGATCTGCAAGGCTCCAGTGTGGCCCCACGGGGGAGTGGGACAGTGAGAAGCCCACGTGTGAAG CTGTGACATGTGACGCTGTCCGCCAGCCCCCAGGGGGCTTGGTGAGGTGCACCCACGCCCCTGCTGGAAAATTTACCTACAAGTCGTCCTGTGCCTTCAGCTGTGAGGAAGGCTTCCAGCTCCGTGGATCAGCTCAACTGGAGTGCACGTCTCAGGGACAGTGGACCCGGGAGGTGCCCTCCTGCCAAG TGGTACAATGTTCGCGCCTGGCAGTCCCCGGGAAGATGAACATGAGCTGCAGCGGGGAGCCTGTGTTCGCTGCTGTGTGCACCTTTGCGTGTCCTGAAGGCTGGACGCTCAATGGCTCTGCTGCTCTGACGTGCGGCGCCGCAGGACACTGGTCTGGGAGGCTGCCTGCCTGTGAAG CACCCACCGATGCCAGCATCCCCCTGCCAATTGTTCTGTCTGCTGCTGGGACGTCCCTCTTGACGttatcttcatttctcttctggCTTCTGAACCGTCTTCGGAAGAAAG cAAAGAAATTTGTTCCTGCCAG CAGCTGCCAAAGCCTTCACTCCAGTGGATCCTACCAAATGCCTTCTGCGTTAGTTTAA